The sequence TAAAGGGGTTAAATCCATTTCATAATCTTACAGTAGATAAAAGAATATTTCCTCTTTACTTGTTAATAATGATAATAATTATTTATACGAAATAGGAGGAAAATGGATCGTCAACAATTTGAACAGCTCGGTGAAGAATTGAGAAAAATCGGTCATAGAAGAAGACAGCTTGCAGAGCAAATCTTCGAAGAGGTAAAAGAGGGGGATGACATCACATCAAAACAGCTTTACCAAGAATTAAGTGATGTATCTGACCAGGCAATGAACATTATGATGCGTCAAAAAGAAATGTTCGATCAAGAAGTACAAAGGCTATAGAAAAAAGGACCTGTCTAGGTCCTTTTTTTATGAATCATTATGAATCGTTAAATTCCGTAATTGGAGAAAGCGGACAAAATTCAATATGATCGTTTTCGTTACCGCATAAAAAGGTACAGCTAAAATCATGCCGAGTAGGCCGGCTAAATTTCCAGCAACAAGGAGAATGACGATGATTGTGACTGGATGGGTATCTAATTTCTTTCCTAAAATAAGCGGAGATAAGACATTTCCCTCCAACTGTTGTGCGATTGTAATCACAACAATGACTAAAATGGCTTTCGTTGGTGAATCAAATAAAGCAATTAGCACAGCTGGAGCTCCACCTAATATCGGACCGACATATGGAATGATATTCGTGACAGCGACAATAAGAGCCATTACTAAAGCATAAGGTAAATCAATGATTAAATAACCAATAAAAGCGAGCGTACCCACAAATAAAGCGACGGTTACTTGACCATTAATATAGGCAGCAAGGGTTTCACCGGTATCTTTTAATGTTTTTAACCCTTCGTTTCGATAGGATGCGGGAAAAAATTTACCAACCATTCCTGGAAACTTATCTCCATCCTTAAACATGTAAAAAAGTAAGAAAGGCACCGTAATTATCGTAACAGCGATATTAGCTACCATACTAAATATCCCAGAAATGCTATCTGTAATCCGATTTGGAAGCGTTGCTGCATAGTCATTTAATTCTTTAACAATATTACTAATGGATACATAATCTTGTGTCATCACCCATTTAAACTGTTCGGTTTCAGACAATTGATTAATAAATTTCATAGTCTGGTTGTAATAGAACGGGACGTCATTTGCAAAAGCCATGATCTGCTTTGAAATCATCGGGATTAGATTACCAACAAGAAGGGAAATAATCCCAATAATTACGACATATACAACAAGAATCGCTAAAATTCTTGGAAGTTTCATTTTTTGCAAAAGACCAATTAAGGGATTAAGTAAAAAATATAAGAAACCAGATATAATGATTGGAAAGAAAAGTGTTGAGAAGAAAATACCAATCGGTTCAAATAAGAATGTTATTTTTGTTGATAGGTAAATGATGCTTACAATAATTAGAATTTGTAATGCCCAATATTGAAAATTTTTCTTTTTTGTCAAACGTTTCACCTTTTTCATTCTAGATATCAACATTATAACAAAATTACCAGATTATAGCTCAACTTAACCTTAAAAATTAATTTATAAATTTGGTAAGCCTCATGGCTCCCTTGACATAAATTATTTTCATAGGCATAATAATCATAATAATAGAAATTGAACGTTTGAAGATGGACTAGTATGAGAACCTTGATGTGCCAGAGAGTGGGGTTTATAAGCTGAAAGACTTCATCACAAGAAAGCCTCAGAACCTACCATCTTAGTCCTATGTGAAAAACATAGGCGCTTTCACAGCGTTATCATGCCTAAGTGGGATACAATTGAATTGTGTCCAATAAAGGTGGTACCACGGAAAACATGAGCCCTTTTCGTCCTTTTTATTACAGGATGAAAGGGCTCTTTATTTATATTAAATTTGTATGATAAATTGTGAAATTAGTTATACAAACTGAAAATTAAAAATAGATTTGATAAAATAAAAAATGAGGTTGTAAAATGGAGAAAAAGCGTATTGTTGTAAAAATTGGTAGTAGTTCATTGACAAATTCAAAAGGAGAGATTGATCAAGAAAAGTTTATCGATCATGTTGAAGCCCTAGCTTTGCTAAGACAAGAAGGACATGAGGTTCTCTTAGTTTCTTCTGGAGCTGTCGCTGCTGGTTTTTCGCGCTTAGGTTATCCATCAAGACCTGTTACATTAAAGGGGAATCAAGCAGCAGCAGCTGTCGGTCAAAGCATTCTCATTCAATCCTACTTTGAACAATTTAATCAATTTCAAATCACTCCTGCTCAAATTTTGTTAACAAGAAACGATTTCTCTAAAAAGGATCGTTACCGAAATGCCTTTGCAACGATATCCGAATTATTGGAAAGAGGAATTCTTCCGATTATTAATGAGAATGATACCGTCTCTGTAAAAGAGTTAACCTTTGGTGACAATGATATGCTTTCAGCACTGGTAAGCGGACTCGTCCATGCTGACAAACTGATTATTTTGACAGATATTAATGGTCTCTATGATTCAAATCCATTTGAAAATCCAGCGGCTAAAAGATGGACTCATCTCCAAGAGGTTACAGATGACACGTTAAAAATGGCTGGCGGATCAGGGTCAAAAGTAGGAACAGGAGGCATGAGATCTAAATTATTAGCAGCCAAAACTGCACTTGCATTAGGGGTAAAGGTGTTTATTGGCAAAGGAGCTGGCAAAGAAAAGCTTCTTCATATTCTTCAGGGAAAAGGAGATGGGACCTATATTGGAAGTGATTACCTCGAATCTGTAAACAATCCAAAGCAATGGATTGCCTTACACTCTGAATCCTCTGGAAAAATTTATATCGATGAAGGGGCTGAGTTAGCAATGACCTATAATGGCAGTAGTTTATTGCCAGCTGGGGTTTATGGGGTTGAGGGAATTTTTAATAAAGGTGATGTCGTAGAAGTCTATGGTAAAAAAGGAATGCTTGGAAAAGGCGAGGTCCATTTTTCATCAGAGGAATTGGAACAGATCATGGGTAAAAACACTCAAGATGTTTCACGAGAGTTAGAAAAGGATACATCCGTCGTGATTCATCGTAATCAATGGGTTCAATTAAATAATCATTAGGGGGATTAGCACATGAGCGAAATTAAACAAAAAGCAAAAGCAGCAAAAAAGGTAAGTTTTGAGTTAGTTAATAAAACAACAGAGGAGAAAAATGAGGCTTTAGCACAAATAGCGAAGCAATTAATCATTGATAAAGATGAAATATTAAAAGAAAATGAGAAAGACCTGCAAAAGGGAAAAGAGAAGGGACTTTCTGAAGCGGTTTTAGATCGGATTATGTTAAATGAAAAAAGAATTATTGATATGTCAGAAGCGATTCAACAACTAATTGGTTTAGAGGATCCAGTTGGCGAAGTTTTGGAATCCATCAAAAAGGAAAATGGGTTAAATATTGTGAGTAAAAGGGTTCCAATTGGAGTAATTGGGATGATTTATGAAGCTAGACCCAATGTTACAGTTGATGCAGCAACCTTATCTTTAAAAACGGGGAATGCCATGATCTTAAGAGGAAGCTCATCGGCAGCTCACTCCAATCAGGTTTTAACAAAAACGATTCATCGGGCGCTTGAAAAAACATCCATTCCGGTAGACGCTGTTCAGTCAATTGAAGATACGAGTCGTGAAGCTGCTAAAGAATTATTCCATCTAAAAGAGTATCTAGATGTGTTAATTCCACGTGGAGGGAAAAAGCTAATTGATACGGTTATAAATGAAGCATCTGTTCCAGTATTGGAAACAGGAGCAGGGAATTGCCATATTTTTATCGATGAAAGTGCAAAAGCGGACATGGCAATTCAAATTGCGATCAATGGAAAAACGCAACGTCCATCTGTTTGTAATGCAATTGAAACGATCCTTGTTCATGAGAATTGGTTTGATCAACATGGAGTCGAATTGTTGAAAGCCTTACAGGAAAAAGATGTGAAAATTAGCGGAGATGGAAAAATTTGCCAAGTTTATCCAGATGCAACATTAGCAACAGAAGAAGACTGGAATACAGAGTATCTAGGCTTAGCTGTTGGTGTGAAGGTAGTATCAAATGTGACAGAAGCGATTCAACATATTAATCAATATGGAACGAAGCATTCTGAAGCAATTATTACTGAAAACGAAGGAAATGCTTCTTCCTTCTTAACTTTAGTTGATGCGGCTGCTGTTTACCATAACGCGTCAACAAGATTTACAGACGGATTCGAATTCGGATTTGGCGCAGAAATTGGCATTAGCACCCAAAAACTTCATGCTAGAGGTCCTATGGGGTTAAAAGCACTTACCTCCAGCAAGTACTTTATTTATGGAGAGGGCCAAACAAGAAATTAAAAAATGAAAAGCAGGATCGCTTGAAGCGGTCCTGCTTTTATGGTTAGATGTCCTTTGCAAAATTGTCGTTAGGAATATTGCATAAGGTAACATACAGGCTAACCGGTTCATTGCTTGTGTTTTTAAAAGCAAATTCTTCGTCACCCTCTGCATAAATAGCATCATTCATCGTGATTTCGGTTTCTTGTCCATTAATGACCAAGGTTCCTTTTCCTTTAATAACGGTTAAAAATAAATCGGAGCCAGGGTGTGTATGAGTCGGTAACTCTTGTCCCGGTTGAAAATTAAGAACAAATGCTGTATTCTTCCCCTTTTTAAAAAGGATTCGTTTTGTGAATCTTTCATCACTATACTCGATACTATCAAGGATTGACCTTTTTTCCATCTCTTCCACCTCATTTAATAATAATCATTTAAATGTCCCTTAAATAAGAAATACATAAAAAACTCGTCACCATTGATTTTCCCTACCTATTAAAAAAATAACAGTATTTTGTTATTATTTCTCGGGAAAGCGCAAAAATAGACATTTCCCAAAAGTTCTATGTCATATTTTGGATAAATAGATAACAATCAGAGTAACTTTGTCTAATTAAGTTGTAACTTATGTCACTCTGTTTACAATAGACGAAGTTTTTCAGGGAAATAGATAGAATGATAAGTACTATTAATTGTACGTATAAAGTGGTAAGCTAAAATAAATATCAATTTTTCTCCTAAAAAAAGGAATAATGGGGGAGTTTTATCATGTTAAAAACCACAAAAAAATTAGTAAATGAAGAGAAGGTTGTAAGAATCCTAACCGACATTGTCAAAAAATCGTATGAGGAAATAATAGATGACCCTGTTTTACTTTGTTTAGAATGCACAGATGTTGATTTAGATGTTGCAACGGCCAATCACT is a genomic window of Niallia sp. XMNu-256 containing:
- a CDS encoding AI-2E family transporter, with the protein product MLISRMKKVKRLTKKKNFQYWALQILIIVSIIYLSTKITFLFEPIGIFFSTLFFPIIISGFLYFLLNPLIGLLQKMKLPRILAILVVYVVIIGIISLLVGNLIPMISKQIMAFANDVPFYYNQTMKFINQLSETEQFKWVMTQDYVSISNIVKELNDYAATLPNRITDSISGIFSMVANIAVTIITVPFLLFYMFKDGDKFPGMVGKFFPASYRNEGLKTLKDTGETLAAYINGQVTVALFVGTLAFIGYLIIDLPYALVMALIVAVTNIIPYVGPILGGAPAVLIALFDSPTKAILVIVVITIAQQLEGNVLSPLILGKKLDTHPVTIIVILLVAGNLAGLLGMILAVPFYAVTKTIILNFVRFLQLRNLTIHNDS
- the proB gene encoding glutamate 5-kinase is translated as MEKKRIVVKIGSSSLTNSKGEIDQEKFIDHVEALALLRQEGHEVLLVSSGAVAAGFSRLGYPSRPVTLKGNQAAAAVGQSILIQSYFEQFNQFQITPAQILLTRNDFSKKDRYRNAFATISELLERGILPIINENDTVSVKELTFGDNDMLSALVSGLVHADKLIILTDINGLYDSNPFENPAAKRWTHLQEVTDDTLKMAGGSGSKVGTGGMRSKLLAAKTALALGVKVFIGKGAGKEKLLHILQGKGDGTYIGSDYLESVNNPKQWIALHSESSGKIYIDEGAELAMTYNGSSLLPAGVYGVEGIFNKGDVVEVYGKKGMLGKGEVHFSSEELEQIMGKNTQDVSRELEKDTSVVIHRNQWVQLNNH
- a CDS encoding glutamate-5-semialdehyde dehydrogenase, which translates into the protein MSEIKQKAKAAKKVSFELVNKTTEEKNEALAQIAKQLIIDKDEILKENEKDLQKGKEKGLSEAVLDRIMLNEKRIIDMSEAIQQLIGLEDPVGEVLESIKKENGLNIVSKRVPIGVIGMIYEARPNVTVDAATLSLKTGNAMILRGSSSAAHSNQVLTKTIHRALEKTSIPVDAVQSIEDTSREAAKELFHLKEYLDVLIPRGGKKLIDTVINEASVPVLETGAGNCHIFIDESAKADMAIQIAINGKTQRPSVCNAIETILVHENWFDQHGVELLKALQEKDVKISGDGKICQVYPDATLATEEDWNTEYLGLAVGVKVVSNVTEAIQHINQYGTKHSEAIITENEGNASSFLTLVDAAAVYHNASTRFTDGFEFGFGAEIGISTQKLHARGPMGLKALTSSKYFIYGEGQTRN
- a CDS encoding cupin domain-containing protein, with the protein product MEKRSILDSIEYSDERFTKRILFKKGKNTAFVLNFQPGQELPTHTHPGSDLFLTVIKGKGTLVINGQETEITMNDAIYAEGDEEFAFKNTSNEPVSLYVTLCNIPNDNFAKDI